The segment CTTGAACGTACGTACACCTTATTTATTTACTCTCGAGTTTAACTAAAATCATCCCATCTTTACTTTTTTAGTTTTCGTGTGGAAATGCGTATTTTATTGCGCTCTATTATATCTCATAATAAACTATTGATTTATAAAATCAGCtgctttttttaaatatttctttagCTCCagcatacatatttttaaactgTTTATATTCCAAATAATAAGTTTTCACCTGTTTGTTGACTTGTGTGTggattactcatttttgtttaaatattacagCTAACTATTTTTTTCAGTAAGCTTTAATTGTTGTTACAGACCTTTGTTACGTTTATTAATGTACATCAACATAAATTAAGTTTGAAAATATCCCACTTTTTGTGTCGACAAATATGTCATGTAATTGTCTAGTCAACAAGTCTTGCACCATCAAACGTCATTTCTAGGACTTCAAAATATCACTGTAAATGTCAAATCATTCGAAATCTTGAAGATCATTGTATTCGATCTTTGCATAATGTTTTTTACAGAAATACACATTGTGTGCTgcatttttatagaaatcggAATAAGTCCAGATAATGGAACAATCACTTTTGTgataataaatactaatttaaacaaaaattaagaaTACCGATAATtcacttaaatatttataaatcttGTCTGCTTTTCATTGTAAATTGTTATTGTCAAATCCTGGTCGATCAGATAGAGGTAAGTATCATATTGTGCGTAATTATTGCATACGTATTTCCAATAGAAAAAAATATCTGTTGCCAAAGATGTTTACGTAAATCACTCAATTTAATCAAAATGCTGTAAAATACAGGTATGAAATATACAAGGTGgcccatttttatttattagcgTAAGTTAACAGAAATAAAcgtaatgtataatataatccAGAAAGGAATGTTTACATTATTCATTGTGAATGTTCAGAAATACTATGTCAGATAGAAACCATCATCAGCTGAAGGACATGCGATCTAGTTAAAATAAGTCGCGCGCGTGTGCAGTTTTCGTTTCTACTGAGTTTTGAAAATGTTACTGAAtcaattgattaaatctatttttatttgattaaattaaaaaaaaaaataatcctCCCATAGTTTAGAAGTATGTCCTAAAGAATATACAGGGCGTATCAGATAAAGTGTTACAAGTTGTTTTCTCAGAATCTAATGAAAatatcgaattaatttttttttttattaaattgttaAGGAGGGCTAATATTTTAGTATGTATTAAACCCTTTTGGAGGAAAAGGCGGGCcccaacattttttaaatgatgttaaaataatgtaatacatACTAAAATATTAGCCCTCTTTAACCCCTTGTCCTACAATAACGAATCTCACTCGTCATGAAAATTCTGAGCtgattctaataaatatgtacgttAATAATTTCtcctttaaatagaaattaaattctattttgattttttaaatgtacagctattggagaacatatagatataaattttccccTTTTATAGGAAATTACGGTctataaaaaagttctaatcactgaaatcgtaaaataaatcgtagtgcaaggggttaaccatttaattaaaaaaaaaattaggtcGATATCTTCATTAGATTTTTTTCCGAGAAAACAGCTTGTAACACTTTAtctggtacaccctgtatagtccATAGTcaagtatcaattaaattaacaACTAATGCTCCAATGGATCCATATTACTATAAGTTGTGTAagaattgaaataataaatagctggactttttatttcatttaaatcaattgtataaaattcatAGACATCTGATGATCAATATCGTAGCATAGATCATCAAACTATTAATGTCACAGATTGCCTTATGCGATAAAGTCTAGATATTCTACTTGAAACTATTTATCAATGTGATATCATACTCACCTATCtctataatatgaacatttttcGATACCTCAGCTAATGCGGCTAATTCCTGGAAAaaagatattgatctttctcATCATAGTCAAAAAGCTGCTGTAGAATGTTCTGGGTGCTATAGCGTAATTATCAGCGATTTAACGGATACAAGTCCTTGAAACTATCTAACCTACGAATGATGCAAGGAATCCATGAATTATTCAAGGACATGTATAAGCGTTGCAATAGAACTGCAATATCtaattgcaaaaatataaagGAGTTTGAAATCCGCTCTGCGAAGGAAGATCCACCATTGTAGCATCGGTAGCAGTTTTcatgagagtcgatcggcaaaATCTCGTAAATGTGAACAGCGTCGGTGAACCGGTTTCTAAAGCGCGTTCTATAACGAAATCCGCGATGACTTGCACGTCACCGGTTGCTTGCGTAATCGGACAACGTGCATTGTATGAGTCACTATAAATCGGACTTAAAACTCGTGTGCTTGTAGCAACTGTATAACAGATGGCGGTGAATGAACGAAGTCGGCGTCAGTTCGCTCTTGTCTTTCAGTAAGAAATCGTGCAGGTGTAGTGTGTCGAGTTGTTAACGTTTCTCCCGGaagaaaattgatttattcgttTGCATTTCTCATCGTATCGTGGACTAAATACCGATAGGGGAAGTCGACAATGGCACCGATTGGTAAGTTCAACTTGCAAAACAGGACCGGCTGTTGCGTAATGTCTTTTTTTATTCAGTTTGCGGCTAATCTTACCCTTGCTTTATTCACGTCTCGGCAAGTCGCGAAAATATTCTGCGGCGGTTGCGACTGGTTCACCAAGTGTTTCACCAGGCCCAGGCCCAAACCGCGGTTACAACCAGTGATCAGGATCGACTTCATTCTCGCTCGTGGCTTTCACTTCTTCGATATCGTTTTGAACGCGATACTGTAATAAGTGCGGTTCTCTCGTGTAATTTCTGAACGTCCACCGAGAAACACGAGTGTCATCGGGGTGACGTCACGTGGCCGTGATCAGCTCGCAATAATCATGGCGACGTTAACACTGCTCGCGAGGCTTGTGTCATTTCGTTCTGCACAAGCTAAATTGCGCGAGTTACCGTGGTCCAGGTGTAAAACGTTACCATATGGCCAAACAGTAATGGCTTGTATGTGCAGTGAGTGTCCAGATTCACTGTTATTTATTTGCAAACGCATCAGAAATTCCGTTATTGTCGGTCAGCGGAATTGTTTTCTGTTGTTGACAGTTGGCCGTCTCACCGGCAAGGTTAACATTCATTCGAACGAACTAACGCGACTTATCGATTCGTTTAAGAACCTTGTTAGCCTATATTTCATTCAAAGGATTATCCTTCGTTCCATTTGAATTCGGCTTTCCAATTTACTTTCGCTAAGAGGATAGTACTGTTACATAACCTCTTTTCAGTTTTTAACTACAGtgttttatcgataattgtcaAAAACATGGGTCCGGCCAGGGATAATTACCTGCTAgagatactattctttgacttttgtcgaacatagaaaaggacagcgaagCTTGAAGGCCTCGGTCACTGAGAAGTGTAGATATATAATCAATTCAATAacaaaacttatttatttttcattatctttCTATGGgattttcaccaacatattcatggcattttttctaatgaaaaatagactgcggatgtttacgcaattttaaatttttgtagacaaattttaagaaagtggtaccaaatgaaTAATAgtatttgtagatccaaaataaataaatatttataagcataaatgcataaagatccgcagtctagtaatgaatgATGAATATTTCGAATGCAAAGAAGAACAGAATAGTTCAAAGGTTTTCCCATATGCTGTGCTTCCTAGCGTTTGAAATTTCCAttgttcattacacaagtaaatatcattggaattatatcatatttggtatcattttcattagaaaaaatgccacgaatgtgttggtgaaagtcctatagaaaaataatgaaaaataaagaagttttgttattggattagtagtggtctcgtggtctcacaccgatatacccaacCTATATTATGTTACACTTCTCGGCAGGCCCCTGACAGGGTACACCCCACTGTAGTTGAgatagttctgggacaattTACAAGCCAGACACTTGGGGCATTTATTGATAAAACACTCTACATCCTTTACTGACCTTTACTCGATAGagtaacaaattttcatatattatttctgCTTTCTAACCACTGTTTCTTTGTTTTTGCAGCGGATCAGAAATTCACATACGACTTACTGGTAATTGGTGGTGGATCAGGTGGTTTAGCAGCAGCAAAGGAAGCAGTGAACTTGGGTGCAAGCGTTGCAGTCCTTGATTATGTGACTCCATCGCCACAGGGTACAACATGGGGTCTGGGTGGAACTTGCGTAAATGTTGGTTGTATACCGAAGAAGCTGATGCACCAGGCTGCTTTGCTTGGAGAAGCTGTCCATGTATGCTCTTCTTTGAAAATGATCTGTTTTTCTTAAAACATAGTTTGATCTTACAATCTCATTTTTTTTAGGAATCAACTTTCTACGGCTGGCAATTGCCAGACCCAAAAACTATCGTACACGATTGGGAAGCATTAAAAACTGCTGTACAGAATCATATCAAGTCCGTGAATTGGGTAACACGTGTTGAACTTAGAACAAAGTTAGTGTTATTATGATCTTCTTATAAACCCTCCTATAATGCGGCACTCTCATAATGCGGTTTCCATATAATGCAAaggaaaaattgcgatttctctAAAAATCTAAGTCCAAATTTTAGTGGGAGTTACTGTCCTTATTGCATAACATTCAAATTTCAGTTTTATTATAATGGTACTTTTATTCTTGTTACAGAAAAGTTGAATACTTCAATGTATTAGGATACTTCAAGGATGAACATACAGTGCTTGGGAAAATGAAGAATGGGGAGGAGAAGGTATTTACAGCAAAAAACATTTTGATTGCTGTAGGTGGTAGACCAAGATACCCTGACATTCCTGGTGCTTTGGAATATGGAATAAGCAGCGACgacatttttagtttaaagaagGCTCCAGGAAAGACGCTTGTTGTTGGTGCAGGATGTATCCTCTTTTTTTTCCCATGGAAACTACGACtattaattattcatttttctttatattGTATAAACAGTGATTTTCCTTAACGAATAAATAGACATTGGTTTGGAGTGTGCTGGATTCTTGAATGGTTTAGGATACGATGCAACGATAATGGTTCGTTCAATCATTTTAAGAGGATTCGATCAGCAAATGGCAAACATA is part of the Lasioglossum baleicum chromosome 6, iyLasBale1, whole genome shotgun sequence genome and harbors:
- the Trxr1 gene encoding thioredoxin reductase 1 isoform X1, encoding MATLTLLARLVSFRSAQAKLRELPWSRCKTLPYGQTVMACMCTDQKFTYDLLVIGGGSGGLAAAKEAVNLGASVAVLDYVTPSPQGTTWGLGGTCVNVGCIPKKLMHQAALLGEAVHESTFYGWQLPDPKTIVHDWEALKTAVQNHIKSVNWVTRVELRTKKVEYFNVLGYFKDEHTVLGKMKNGEEKVFTAKNILIAVGGRPRYPDIPGALEYGISSDDIFSLKKAPGKTLVVGAGYIGLECAGFLNGLGYDATIMVRSIILRGFDQQMANIVAAEMERRGVHFIYQAKPSKIQKQDDGRLLVHWVDKDGQSHQDVYDTVLFAIGRKALTQELKPENVNLKLVEESGKIDAVNEQTNVPNIYAVGDVLHKKPELTPVAIHAGRLLARRLFGNSIEQMDYVNVATTVFSPLEYGCVGLSEEAAIAIHGEDKIEIYHMYYKPTEFFIPQKDVTNCYLKVVAFRGGDQRVLGLHFVGPQAGEVIQGFSVAMKCNLTFPKLKETVGIHPTVAEEFTRVNITKRSGLDPKPQSCCS